A genomic window from Cupriavidus basilensis includes:
- the prmC gene encoding peptide chain release factor N(5)-glutamine methyltransferase translates to MSTATSPSPNAATPVSLPETATVRDALAVAAAAGLPALEARLLISHVTGLTRTQLITRDGETLAPAQRESVAALLGRRLGGEPVAYLLGEREFFGRAFRVTPDVLIPRPDTEIAVEAALKLLAPLAVPRVLDMGTGSGALAVTLACERPDAEVWATDISPGALQVAQDNARALGAGNVRFLASDWYAALPAGLRFDLIVSNPPYIAAADPHLGQGDLRFEPIDALTDHGDGLSDLGAIVAGAAARLHAGGWLLMEHGYDQGQAARDLLAAAGMAEIFTARDLAGHERCSAARLPAQAGTAA, encoded by the coding sequence ATGTCCACCGCCACGTCCCCCAGCCCCAATGCCGCCACGCCGGTCTCACTGCCTGAGACGGCCACGGTACGCGACGCCCTGGCCGTGGCTGCGGCGGCCGGCTTGCCAGCGCTGGAGGCGCGCCTGTTGATCAGCCATGTCACCGGGCTCACCCGCACCCAGCTGATCACGCGCGACGGCGAAACGCTTGCCCCGGCCCAGCGCGAGAGCGTGGCCGCCTTGCTCGGGCGCCGCCTGGGCGGCGAACCGGTGGCCTACTTGCTGGGGGAGCGGGAATTCTTCGGGCGCGCCTTCCGCGTGACCCCGGATGTGCTGATTCCGCGCCCGGACACCGAAATCGCCGTGGAAGCGGCCCTGAAGCTGCTGGCGCCGCTAGCTGTCCCCCGGGTGCTCGACATGGGCACCGGCTCCGGCGCACTGGCCGTCACGCTGGCCTGCGAACGGCCCGACGCCGAGGTCTGGGCGACCGATATCTCGCCCGGCGCGCTGCAGGTGGCGCAAGACAACGCGCGCGCCCTGGGCGCCGGCAATGTGCGCTTTCTGGCCTCCGACTGGTACGCCGCGCTGCCCGCTGGCCTGCGCTTCGACCTGATCGTGAGCAATCCGCCCTATATCGCCGCCGCGGACCCGCACCTGGGCCAGGGCGACCTGCGCTTCGAGCCGATCGATGCGCTGACCGATCATGGCGATGGCTTGTCGGACCTGGGGGCAATCGTGGCCGGGGCCGCCGCGCGCCTGCATGCGGGCGGCTGGCTGCTGATGGAACACGGCTACGACCAGGGCCAGGCTGCCCGCGACCTGCTGGCCGCCGCCGGCATGGCCGAGATCTTTACCGCGCGCGACCTGGCCGGCCATGAACGCTGCAGCGCGGCTCGCCTGCCAGCGCAGGCCGGGACGGCCGCCTGA
- the grxD gene encoding Grx4 family monothiol glutaredoxin produces MSDVQQKIDQIVKGSPVVLFMKGTAQFPMCGFSGRAIQILKACGVDAPTTVNVLEDDGIRQGIKTYANWPTIPQLYVNGEFVGGSDIMMEMYQNGELQSLLKP; encoded by the coding sequence ATGAGTGACGTGCAGCAAAAGATCGACCAGATCGTCAAGGGCAGCCCGGTGGTCCTGTTCATGAAGGGCACCGCCCAATTCCCGATGTGCGGCTTCTCCGGCCGTGCCATCCAGATCCTGAAGGCCTGCGGCGTCGACGCACCGACCACGGTCAATGTGCTGGAAGACGACGGCATCCGCCAAGGCATCAAGACCTACGCCAACTGGCCGACCATTCCGCAGCTCTACGTGAACGGCGAGTTCGTCGGCGGCTCGGACATCATGATGGAGATGTACCAGAACGGCGAACTGCAATCGCTGCTCAAGCCCTGA
- a CDS encoding UbiX family flavin prenyltransferase, which translates to MTAAGAAGEGKPRRIVVAITGATGAVYGVRLVQILGAAPGVEAHLLISAAGVMNLQHELDISKAEVEAFAQVVHNVRDIGATIASGSFAAHAMVVAPCSMRTLAAVAHGLSDNLITRAADVTLKERRKLVLMVRETPLNLAHLRNMTAVTEMGGIIFPPVPGFYQKPQSVAELVDHTVGRVLDLIDVPQTLAPSWAGLNGQA; encoded by the coding sequence ATGACCGCAGCGGGCGCAGCGGGTGAAGGCAAGCCGCGGCGCATCGTCGTCGCGATCACCGGCGCCACCGGCGCGGTCTATGGGGTCCGCCTGGTGCAGATACTGGGCGCCGCGCCCGGCGTGGAGGCCCATCTGCTGATCTCGGCGGCGGGCGTGATGAACCTGCAGCACGAACTCGACATCAGCAAGGCCGAGGTGGAAGCCTTTGCCCAGGTGGTCCACAACGTGCGCGATATCGGCGCCACCATTGCCAGCGGCTCGTTTGCCGCCCATGCGATGGTGGTGGCGCCCTGCTCCATGCGCACGCTCGCGGCCGTGGCGCATGGCCTGTCCGACAATCTCATCACCCGCGCCGCGGATGTCACGCTCAAGGAGCGCCGCAAGCTGGTGCTGATGGTGCGCGAAACGCCGTTGAACCTCGCGCACCTGCGCAACATGACCGCCGTCACCGAGATGGGCGGCATTATCTTTCCCCCGGTACCCGGCTTCTACCAGAAGCCGCAGAGCGTGGCGGAACTGGTCGACCATACGGTTGGCCGCGTGCTGGACCTGATCGACGTGCCGCAAACGCTGGCGCCGAGCTGGGCCGGGCTCAACGGCCAGGCCTGA
- a CDS encoding aldehyde dehydrogenase family protein has translation MKAKEFAACWQAIGLTPPWRDGEGPTGALPVRSPIDGEAFGHLPACSLAEADARIERARVMQASWALVPAPVRGEVVRRFGEVLREHKKHLGELVSLEAGKILQEGLGEVQEMIDICDFAVGLSRQLHGLTIASERPQHAMRETWHPYGLCGVISAFNFPVAVWAWNAALALVCGNGVIWKPSEKTPLTALAMQSLLDGVLEIAAPQHVGIATVLSGGPALGQHLVEHAAVRLVSATGSTRMGRAVGIACAERFKRAILELGGNNAAIIAPSADLELAVRAMTFSAAGTAGQRCTSLRRAFVHVDVLEAVTTRLIQVFGRLPVGDPLAETTLVGPLIDGAAGAAMAAALLRCREHGNTVHGGERVLAEKYPNAEYVRPALVLTDRQHETMLSETFAPILYVMPYTTLDEAIALNNASEHGLSSCIFTESLREAERFMSASGSDCGIANVNIGTSGAEIGGAFGGEKATGGGRESGSDAWKGYMRRATNTVNYGDALPLAQGVRFEV, from the coding sequence ATGAAAGCAAAGGAATTCGCGGCCTGCTGGCAGGCCATCGGGCTGACGCCGCCGTGGCGCGACGGCGAAGGCCCCACCGGCGCCTTGCCGGTGCGCTCGCCGATCGATGGCGAGGCATTCGGGCACTTGCCCGCCTGCAGCCTAGCCGAGGCCGATGCACGTATCGAACGCGCCCGCGTGATGCAAGCCAGCTGGGCGCTGGTGCCTGCGCCAGTGCGCGGCGAGGTGGTGCGGCGCTTTGGCGAAGTGCTGCGCGAACACAAGAAGCATCTCGGCGAACTGGTCTCGCTGGAGGCCGGCAAGATCCTGCAGGAAGGGCTAGGCGAGGTGCAGGAGATGATCGACATCTGCGACTTCGCCGTCGGTCTGTCGCGCCAGTTGCATGGCCTTACCATTGCCTCGGAGCGGCCCCAGCATGCGATGCGCGAGACCTGGCATCCCTATGGCCTATGCGGCGTGATCTCGGCCTTCAATTTCCCGGTGGCGGTCTGGGCCTGGAATGCGGCGCTGGCGCTGGTGTGCGGCAATGGCGTGATCTGGAAACCGTCGGAGAAAACGCCTCTCACCGCGCTGGCCATGCAGAGCCTGCTTGACGGCGTGCTGGAGATTGCCGCGCCACAGCACGTTGGCATCGCCACCGTGCTCTCGGGCGGCCCGGCGCTGGGCCAGCATCTGGTGGAACACGCCGCCGTGCGGCTGGTGAGCGCCACCGGCTCCACCCGCATGGGCCGCGCCGTGGGCATCGCTTGCGCCGAGCGGTTCAAGCGCGCCATCCTGGAGCTCGGCGGCAACAATGCCGCGATCATCGCGCCCTCGGCCGATCTCGAACTCGCCGTGCGCGCCATGACCTTCTCGGCGGCGGGCACGGCCGGGCAGCGCTGCACGTCGCTGCGCCGCGCCTTCGTGCATGTCGACGTGCTGGAGGCCGTTACCACGCGCCTGATCCAGGTGTTCGGCCGCCTGCCGGTGGGCGACCCGCTGGCCGAGACAACGCTGGTCGGTCCGCTGATCGATGGCGCCGCGGGCGCCGCCATGGCCGCCGCGCTGCTGCGCTGCCGCGAGCATGGCAACACCGTGCACGGCGGCGAACGCGTGCTGGCCGAAAAGTACCCCAATGCCGAGTACGTGCGGCCCGCGCTGGTGCTGACCGATCGCCAGCACGAGACGATGCTGAGCGAAACCTTCGCGCCGATTCTCTACGTGATGCCGTACACCACGCTGGACGAAGCCATCGCGCTGAACAATGCGTCGGAGCATGGCTTGTCGTCCTGCATCTTCACCGAGTCGCTGCGCGAGGCGGAACGCTTCATGTCGGCAAGCGGCAGCGATTGCGGCATTGCCAATGTGAACATCGGCACCAGCGGGGCGGAGATTGGCGGTGCGTTCGGTGGTGAGAAGGCGACTGGCGGCGGGCGCGAATCCGGCTCGGACGCCTGGAAGGGGTATATGCGGCGCGCTACCAATACCGTGAACTATGGGGATGCGCTGCCGCTGGCGCAGGGGGTGCGGTTTGAGGTCTGA
- a CDS encoding saccharopine dehydrogenase family protein, whose amino-acid sequence MRVVVLGAGKIGRTIAVMLHDSGDYRVTLVDREPTHLEGVPQGIAVRVGDPGQTEDCARLLGGAQAVLNALPFHAAVGVATVAASLGVHYFDLTEDVAATHAIRRLAEGARCVLMPQCGLAPGFIGVVGNDLAQRFLRGGGELLDLKMRVGALPRYPSNALKYNLTWSTEGLINEYCNPCEAIVDGRRVEVPALEGLESFALDGIEYEAFNTSGGLGTLPETLAGRARGVDYKSIRYPGHCAVMKLLLNDLRLRERRDWMREIFESAIPATQQDVVIVFASATGYAASGGKGGRGPLTQASFSARIGGADTVAGHVNAIQLTTAAGICTALDLVANGELPQAGFVAQEAMPLDVFLANRFGRHYTRHPLQEATV is encoded by the coding sequence ATGCGCGTGGTCGTGCTGGGTGCGGGCAAGATCGGCCGCACCATCGCCGTCATGCTGCATGACAGCGGCGACTACCGCGTGACCCTGGTGGACCGCGAGCCCACCCACCTCGAGGGCGTGCCGCAGGGCATCGCCGTGCGCGTCGGCGACCCGGGCCAGACCGAGGATTGCGCCCGGCTGCTCGGCGGCGCGCAGGCCGTGCTCAACGCACTGCCATTCCATGCCGCGGTCGGCGTGGCCACGGTGGCGGCCAGCCTTGGCGTGCATTACTTCGACCTGACCGAAGACGTTGCCGCCACCCACGCCATTCGCCGCCTGGCCGAGGGCGCGCGCTGCGTGCTGATGCCGCAATGCGGGCTGGCGCCCGGCTTTATCGGTGTGGTCGGCAATGACCTTGCCCAGCGCTTCCTGCGCGGCGGTGGCGAACTGCTCGACTTGAAGATGCGCGTTGGCGCGCTGCCACGCTACCCGAGCAATGCGCTCAAGTACAACCTGACCTGGAGCACCGAAGGCCTGATCAACGAATACTGCAACCCGTGCGAGGCCATCGTCGATGGCCGCCGCGTGGAAGTGCCGGCGCTGGAAGGGCTGGAGAGCTTTGCGCTGGACGGCATCGAGTACGAAGCCTTTAATACTTCAGGAGGGCTTGGCACCTTGCCCGAGACGCTGGCGGGCCGGGCGCGCGGCGTGGACTACAAGTCGATCCGCTATCCGGGCCACTGCGCGGTGATGAAGCTGCTGCTCAACGACCTGCGCCTGCGCGAGCGCCGCGACTGGATGCGCGAGATCTTCGAGAGCGCGATCCCCGCCACGCAGCAGGATGTGGTGATCGTGTTCGCCAGTGCCACTGGTTATGCCGCCAGCGGTGGCAAAGGCGGGCGCGGGCCGCTGACACAGGCGTCGTTCTCGGCGCGCATCGGTGGCGCGGATACGGTTGCGGGGCACGTCAATGCGATCCAGCTCACCACGGCGGCCGGCATCTGCACCGCGCTGGATCTGGTCGCCAACGGCGAATTGCCACAGGCCGGCTTCGTTGCGCAAGAGGCGATGCCGCTGGACGTTTTCCTGGCCAACCGTTTCGGCCGGCACTACACCCGTCATCCGCTTCAAGAGGCAACGGTATGA
- a CDS encoding Lrp/AsnC family transcriptional regulator, which yields MTELDQTDRHLLALLQANARENAANLARKLGIARTTVVARIARLERDGVIAGYGVRLGKEMEDNAILAFCGMSVMPKCAPAVVRALQRFPEIEELNSVSGPVDYMAVIRCDTHARLDKLLDEIGALDGVNHTTTSIVLARKIDRRRAAG from the coding sequence ATGACCGAACTCGACCAGACCGACCGCCACCTGCTCGCCCTGCTGCAGGCCAACGCACGCGAGAATGCCGCCAATCTCGCGCGCAAGCTCGGCATTGCCCGCACCACCGTGGTGGCGCGCATTGCGCGGCTGGAGCGCGATGGCGTGATCGCCGGCTACGGCGTGCGGTTGGGCAAGGAAATGGAAGACAACGCCATCCTGGCGTTCTGCGGCATGTCGGTGATGCCAAAGTGCGCGCCCGCGGTAGTGCGGGCGCTGCAGCGCTTTCCCGAGATCGAGGAGCTGAACTCGGTCAGCGGCCCGGTGGACTACATGGCGGTGATCCGCTGCGACACCCATGCCCGGCTGGACAAGCTGCTGGACGAAATCGGCGCGCTGGATGGCGTCAACCACACCACCACCTCGATCGTGCTGGCGCGCAAGATCGACCGGCGCCGCGCCGCGGGCTGA
- the dapB gene encoding 4-hydroxy-tetrahydrodipicolinate reductase, with product MSNRIRVAVGGVTGWAGGELARGVAHADDMTLVAGLSRGAAGQALAALTAHKGTPGVAVASIDELAQGAFDVYVEYTKPDIAKRNILQALAKGAHVVVGTSGLSDEDYAEIDAAARQARRGVLACGNFAITVVLLQKFAEMAARHLEHWEIIDYAKAGKIDVPSGTVRELAYRLGQVREARQAVPIDQVKGPKETRGATMSGSQVHAVRLPGYQLGVEVIFGADGQRLHLKHESGDGSKPYVSGALLAIRKVHALTGLVRGLDKVMEGL from the coding sequence ATGAGCAATCGCATTCGAGTCGCCGTGGGCGGCGTGACCGGCTGGGCCGGCGGCGAACTGGCGCGCGGCGTGGCGCACGCGGACGACATGACGCTGGTGGCCGGGCTGTCGCGCGGCGCGGCCGGCCAGGCCCTGGCGGCACTGACCGCGCACAAGGGCACGCCGGGCGTGGCGGTGGCCAGCATCGACGAGCTGGCGCAGGGCGCGTTCGACGTCTATGTGGAATACACCAAGCCGGACATTGCCAAGCGCAACATCCTGCAAGCGCTGGCCAAGGGCGCGCACGTGGTGGTGGGCACCTCCGGGCTATCCGACGAGGACTATGCCGAGATCGATGCCGCCGCGCGCCAGGCCCGGCGCGGCGTGCTGGCCTGCGGCAACTTTGCCATCACCGTGGTGCTGCTGCAGAAGTTCGCCGAGATGGCCGCGCGCCACCTGGAGCACTGGGAAATCATCGACTACGCCAAGGCCGGCAAGATCGACGTGCCATCCGGCACCGTGCGCGAGCTGGCGTATCGGCTGGGACAGGTCCGCGAGGCCAGGCAGGCGGTGCCCATCGACCAGGTCAAGGGCCCGAAGGAGACACGTGGCGCAACGATGTCCGGCAGCCAGGTGCACGCCGTGCGCCTGCCGGGCTATCAGTTGGGCGTGGAGGTGATCTTCGGCGCCGACGGGCAGCGCCTGCATCTGAAGCATGAGTCCGGCGACGGCTCCAAGCCCTATGTCTCGGGCGCCCTGCTGGCAATCCGCAAGGTGCATGCCTTGACCGGGCTGGTACGCGGGCTGGACAAGGTGATGGAAGGGCTTTGA
- a CDS encoding chloride channel protein → MNDVTPNRSQAPEPSDPDDVSGLASEHNRLRALRRRARMAAGRKSRQMWRISRTTLRYAVFMCGAGCVALFSLIFAWIAEVALRWNAHLTAATPWLAFVLLPFGLAALRWLTIRLAPQARGSGIPQVIAAFGLPPAGPAQTLLVSFRQSMWKVLLTTGGLLAGASIGREGPSVQVGAAAMLAWGRWCHEKLRFRIGFHPNALIAAGAAGGLAAAFNTPLAGVVFAIEELGRGTAVRWDRLVLSGVLTAGFLSLAMLGNNPYFSVKTPILALHDAWGPVLLCALVNGVLGGLFAKLLSGGVPALMPARLRAWPSQHPVQVAFVCGLVAAAIGWSTGGATFGTGYEQAAGLINGEPHATLWFGLAKLAATVVSYFAGIPGGIFTPSLAIGAGIGANVADWVGHLFGAMAEPRVLALVSMAAFLAAATQAPITASVIVMEMTRSQDLTLFLLASSLLASFLARQFCPHPFYHHVGHAFRREALAATRKVAPTT, encoded by the coding sequence ATGAACGACGTTACGCCAAATCGCAGCCAAGCTCCCGAGCCGTCCGATCCTGACGACGTTTCCGGGCTGGCCTCCGAGCACAACCGGCTGCGCGCGCTGCGCCGCCGCGCTCGCATGGCCGCGGGCCGCAAGTCGCGCCAGATGTGGCGTATCTCCCGCACCACGCTACGCTACGCTGTCTTCATGTGCGGCGCCGGCTGCGTGGCGCTGTTCTCCCTGATCTTCGCCTGGATTGCCGAGGTGGCCCTGCGCTGGAACGCGCACCTGACAGCAGCCACGCCCTGGCTGGCCTTTGTGCTGCTGCCGTTCGGGCTGGCCGCGCTGCGCTGGCTCACCATCCGCCTGGCGCCGCAGGCGCGCGGCAGCGGCATCCCGCAGGTGATCGCCGCATTCGGCCTGCCCCCGGCCGGGCCGGCGCAGACCCTGCTGGTGTCGTTCCGCCAGTCAATGTGGAAAGTGCTGCTGACCACTGGCGGGCTGCTGGCGGGCGCCTCCATCGGCCGCGAAGGGCCATCGGTGCAGGTTGGCGCCGCGGCCATGCTCGCCTGGGGACGCTGGTGCCACGAGAAGCTGCGCTTTCGCATCGGCTTTCATCCCAACGCGCTGATCGCCGCTGGCGCTGCCGGGGGCCTGGCCGCCGCCTTCAATACGCCGCTGGCGGGCGTGGTGTTCGCCATCGAGGAACTCGGCCGCGGCACCGCCGTGCGCTGGGACCGGCTGGTGCTGTCAGGCGTGCTGACAGCAGGCTTTCTCTCGCTGGCGATGCTTGGCAACAATCCCTATTTCAGCGTCAAGACGCCGATCCTCGCGCTGCACGATGCCTGGGGGCCGGTACTGCTGTGCGCCCTGGTCAACGGCGTGCTGGGCGGCCTGTTTGCCAAGCTGCTCAGCGGCGGCGTGCCCGCGCTGATGCCGGCACGGCTGCGCGCCTGGCCATCGCAGCATCCCGTACAGGTGGCGTTCGTGTGCGGCCTGGTGGCCGCGGCGATCGGCTGGTCCACCGGGGGCGCCACCTTCGGCACCGGCTACGAGCAGGCCGCCGGCCTGATCAATGGCGAGCCGCACGCCACGCTGTGGTTCGGCCTGGCCAAGCTGGCGGCGACCGTGGTGTCGTATTTCGCCGGCATTCCCGGCGGCATCTTTACGCCATCGCTGGCCATCGGCGCCGGCATCGGCGCCAATGTGGCGGATTGGGTCGGCCACCTCTTCGGCGCCATGGCCGAGCCACGCGTGCTGGCGCTGGTGTCGATGGCCGCCTTCCTGGCCGCCGCCACCCAGGCGCCCATCACCGCCAGCGTGATCGTGATGGAGATGACGCGCTCGCAGGACCTCACCTTGTTCCTGCTGGCTTCGTCGCTGCTGGCCTCGTTCCTGGCACGCCAGTTCTGCCCGCACCCGTTCTATCACCACGTGGGCCACGCTTTCCGGCGCGAGGCGCTTGCAGCTACGCGGAAAGTGGCCCCCACCACATAA
- a CDS encoding Bug family tripartite tricarboxylate transporter substrate binding protein: MHSWKTGWRAWAGAAVFACSQLAAAAYPDRPIKLVVPYTPGGSTDQFGRGLADGMSRVLKQTVVVENRPGAATMIGTQSVARAPADGYTMVLATNGSMVLNPMLYKKIAYDPPRDFRIFTVGAEAPLVVVTNSQVPATNIREFAAYAKASGGKLNYASVGLGNALQLATEMLKTELGISVTHVPYNGSAPALSALLANDVQLMVDVVSTSLPHIKGGKLRALAVTGRTRLDVLPNVPTVAESGYPNFQAATWFGLAVPAQTPPDVVEKLQAAAAQVLKDPHFRATFSALGLVIQPPRTQAEIDRYVEADREHWGKVIRANNISLD, encoded by the coding sequence ATGCATAGCTGGAAAACCGGATGGCGCGCCTGGGCCGGCGCCGCCGTCTTCGCCTGTTCGCAACTGGCCGCTGCCGCCTATCCCGATCGCCCCATCAAGCTGGTGGTGCCCTATACGCCGGGCGGCTCCACCGACCAGTTCGGGCGCGGGCTGGCCGATGGCATGAGCCGCGTGCTCAAGCAGACGGTGGTGGTGGAGAACCGCCCTGGCGCCGCCACCATGATCGGCACGCAAAGCGTGGCGCGCGCACCCGCCGATGGCTACACCATGGTGCTGGCCACCAACGGCAGCATGGTGCTCAACCCGATGCTCTACAAGAAGATCGCCTACGATCCGCCGCGCGATTTCCGGATCTTCACCGTTGGTGCGGAGGCGCCGCTGGTGGTGGTGACCAACAGCCAGGTGCCGGCGACCAATATCCGCGAGTTCGCTGCCTATGCCAAGGCCAGCGGCGGCAAGCTCAACTACGCCTCGGTCGGCCTGGGCAACGCGCTGCAGCTCGCTACCGAAATGCTCAAGACCGAACTCGGGATCTCGGTCACCCATGTGCCGTACAACGGCAGCGCGCCGGCACTATCGGCGCTGCTCGCCAACGATGTGCAACTGATGGTGGATGTGGTCAGCACCTCGCTGCCCCACATCAAGGGCGGCAAGCTTCGCGCGCTGGCGGTGACCGGCCGTACCCGGCTGGACGTGCTGCCCAACGTGCCGACCGTGGCCGAAAGCGGCTATCCCAACTTCCAGGCGGCAACCTGGTTCGGGCTCGCCGTGCCGGCGCAGACACCGCCGGACGTGGTGGAAAAGCTGCAGGCCGCGGCCGCGCAGGTCCTCAAGGATCCGCATTTCCGGGCGACCTTCAGCGCACTGGGACTGGTGATCCAGCCGCCGCGCACCCAGGCCGAGATCGACCGCTACGTGGAGGCGGATCGCGAGCATTGGGGCAAGGTCATCCGCGCCAACAACATCAGCCTGGACTGA
- a CDS encoding acyl-CoA synthetase: protein MAADLLFEDIHRTGAELIERGARLAGGLRALGLGEGDVVAVLLRNDPVFADIVHACRTAGTYYCPINWHFTAEEIRFLLTDSGARALIVSADLLDSVRAVVPEGVQVLAVAAPGKDSPAGATGYESWLAVQRPYDGPRVAPRGHMAYTSGTTGRPKGVLRAAPPLAMLDEQLARMRSVVAQTMGIVQGTRALMAAPLYHSAPGVFIQNALQLGERLVLCARFDPEQVLALVEKHRIDVLYLVPIMYVRMLKVPPEVRARYDLSSLRFVASTGAPCAPEVKRAMLDWFGPVIHETYASSEAGMITVATPADAVAKPGTAGRPVDQGEVRILDEQGVACAPGEIGLVYVRQPAYPDFTYRNNEAARRAIDRDGLVSLGDMGYLDADGYLFICDRASDMVISGGVNIYPAEIEHELVRYPGVADCVVFGVPDDEYGERLLAMVQPVADATLEEGAIIEWLRQRLSGFKVPRTIVVEALLPRDDTGKLAKRRLRDKYWEGRTRRV, encoded by the coding sequence ATGGCCGCTGACCTACTGTTTGAAGACATCCACCGTACCGGCGCCGAACTGATCGAGCGCGGCGCGCGCCTGGCCGGCGGGCTGCGCGCGCTCGGCCTGGGCGAAGGCGACGTGGTCGCGGTGCTGCTGCGCAATGACCCGGTCTTTGCCGATATCGTGCATGCCTGCCGCACGGCCGGTACTTACTACTGCCCGATCAACTGGCACTTCACCGCGGAAGAAATCCGCTTCCTGCTGACCGATAGCGGTGCCCGGGCCTTGATCGTCAGCGCCGACCTGCTGGACAGCGTGCGCGCCGTGGTGCCCGAAGGTGTACAGGTGCTGGCGGTGGCGGCGCCCGGCAAGGACAGCCCCGCTGGTGCGACCGGCTACGAAAGCTGGCTCGCCGTGCAGCGGCCCTACGACGGCCCGCGGGTCGCGCCGCGCGGCCACATGGCCTACACCTCCGGCACCACCGGCCGCCCCAAGGGCGTGCTGCGCGCCGCGCCGCCGCTGGCCATGCTGGACGAGCAGCTCGCGCGCATGCGCTCGGTGGTGGCGCAGACCATGGGCATCGTGCAGGGCACGCGCGCGTTGATGGCCGCGCCGCTGTACCACAGCGCGCCGGGCGTGTTCATCCAGAATGCGCTGCAGCTTGGGGAGCGCCTGGTGCTGTGCGCGCGCTTCGATCCGGAGCAGGTGCTGGCGCTGGTAGAGAAGCACCGCATCGACGTGCTCTACCTGGTGCCGATCATGTATGTGCGCATGCTCAAGGTGCCGCCCGAAGTGCGCGCCCGTTATGACTTGTCCTCGCTGCGCTTTGTCGCCTCGACCGGAGCGCCGTGCGCGCCCGAGGTCAAGCGCGCCATGCTGGACTGGTTCGGCCCGGTGATCCACGAAACCTATGCTTCAAGCGAGGCCGGCATGATTACCGTGGCCACGCCGGCCGACGCCGTGGCCAAGCCCGGCACGGCGGGGCGCCCGGTTGACCAGGGCGAGGTGCGCATCCTGGATGAGCAGGGCGTTGCGTGCGCCCCCGGGGAGATTGGCCTGGTCTATGTGCGCCAGCCTGCCTACCCGGACTTCACTTATCGCAACAACGAGGCAGCCCGCCGCGCCATCGACCGCGACGGCCTGGTCAGCCTGGGCGACATGGGCTACCTGGACGCCGACGGCTACCTCTTCATCTGCGACCGCGCCTCCGACATGGTGATCTCCGGCGGCGTGAACATCTACCCGGCCGAGATCGAGCACGAACTGGTGCGCTATCCCGGCGTGGCCGACTGCGTGGTGTTCGGCGTACCCGACGACGAATACGGCGAGCGGCTGCTGGCCATGGTGCAACCGGTGGCGGACGCCACGCTGGAAGAGGGTGCCATCATCGAATGGCTGCGCCAGCGCCTGTCCGGCTTCAAGGTGCCGCGCACCATCGTGGTGGAGGCGCTGCTGCCGCGCGACGATACCGGCAAGCTGGCCAAGCGCCGTCTGCGCGACAAGTACTGGGAAGGGCGCACGCGGCGCGTTTGA
- a CDS encoding SDR family oxidoreductase produces MFKNDLFAGQRVLITGGGTGLGLIMAERLAGLGAELHLCGRRLAVLDEAAEMLRHQHGAKVVTHAVDIRDAGAVDAMIETIWTRHGPLDCLVNNAAGNFISRTEDLSPNGFHAISDIVFRGTFYTTQAVGKRWIRDGHPGSVLSIVVTWVWTGSPFVVPSAMSKAGVDAMTKSLAVEWGRHGIRCNAIAPGVIPTEGAGSRLRPQDAQQDAMSGQNPTGRIGQPQDIGNLAAFLLARDNAWINGQTIALDGGDYLANGAYFKQYLDWGDAEWQAARERIAATNAADRAGRTVNAPTPTRSTTKPSQAGDN; encoded by the coding sequence ATGTTCAAGAACGATCTTTTCGCCGGTCAGCGCGTGCTGATCACCGGTGGCGGCACCGGGCTGGGCCTGATCATGGCCGAGCGCCTGGCGGGGCTGGGGGCGGAGCTGCACCTGTGCGGGCGCCGGCTGGCGGTGCTGGACGAGGCCGCCGAGATGCTGCGCCACCAGCATGGCGCCAAGGTCGTGACGCACGCGGTGGACATCCGCGACGCGGGTGCCGTCGACGCCATGATCGAGACCATCTGGACCCGGCACGGCCCGCTCGATTGCCTGGTCAACAACGCCGCAGGCAACTTCATCAGCCGCACCGAGGATCTGTCGCCCAACGGCTTTCACGCCATCTCCGACATCGTCTTCCGCGGTACCTTCTACACCACGCAGGCCGTGGGCAAGCGCTGGATCCGCGACGGCCACCCCGGCTCGGTCCTGTCCATCGTCGTGACCTGGGTCTGGACCGGTTCGCCTTTCGTGGTGCCGTCCGCCATGTCCAAGGCGGGCGTGGATGCCATGACCAAGTCGCTGGCCGTGGAGTGGGGCCGCCACGGCATCCGCTGCAACGCCATCGCGCCGGGGGTGATCCCCACCGAAGGCGCGGGCTCGCGCCTGCGTCCGCAGGATGCGCAGCAAGACGCGATGAGCGGCCAGAACCCCACGGGCCGCATCGGCCAGCCGCAGGATATCGGCAACCTGGCCGCCTTCCTGCTGGCCCGCGACAACGCGTGGATCAACGGACAGACCATTGCGCTGGATGGCGGCGATTACCTTGCCAACGGCGCTTATTTCAAGCAGTACCTGGATTGGGGCGATGCCGAATGGCAAGCCGCGCGCGAACGCATCGCGGCCACGAACGCCGCCGATCGTGCGGGGCGCACCGTCAACGCACCGACCCCGACCCGCTCTACCACCAAGCCTAGCCAGGCTGGAGACAACTGA